A region from the Geotrypetes seraphini chromosome 10, aGeoSer1.1, whole genome shotgun sequence genome encodes:
- the SCAF1 gene encoding splicing factor, arginine/serine-rich 19 isoform X1 has translation MPGAVVRLPSARAQLPPLRTTRAVMQRARRSCGVRWRPRRPCGGSFCCSGRGAARRSPGRPDSLLEVTGMEEEDSHDQKSPEDDSSGAPEEGTSTSVTKTETQATGQQAETCRPAIPCSGLILDLRCVQEAVGSSPIPESREDRCEVPDAEEPFIKRWQLCQKKGTGEMGRTDLEWDTGKAAPEAALGVLCGLAGALEYLEKMCNGGPVHPHSCPNMEGTTELGVTYDDEEVAEVELVAEVWMDHGETCPTLQSVFRRDQHRRIKNSACLQPPACSWKSRQLPFHLCSTLFDALPHTDSESSSDVSSLQGSVGPRTRFSRPDGCGDVESVSGERYNTLGLPALSTSLEDPFSTFFSRRALDTLGYSRTSESGAEQNSGPPQCWGLTLGNGSGVSNGQQRPLNEGGGNSSTSGTQCTQTPMNALEKADSSCSSPPSSASFSPASFSSQPPDLPGSGLCSLRSQDLDIYDPFHPTDEENVNGDFGFGDSPEKGTEGPEDQKYDPFDPTGSNPSSSVQSPSPYEDDDEEDDGNMSHPEDRISEALAGIYDDNSLSQDFPFLKEDLQPEPGPLSREPETTLEKEIPADPIPASCLTSKDSAQAEPTPELYSPSSSIDMGLQIDPEPVSPAPSDEPINEEEPSGVDSTDKLSPKSPEVTLEPRRRVFAVDLSKEEFASEAEPKSKLEIKVSLESIPKVEQKPYLRLEKSSKLSGEPKLRHKSRRSSERRDRSGKESERKYEDSEIEEGEIVPQEEDRFSPMRLFRSRCRILERPLRVVEGDDFLSLHADSDEEGTLQIDFGENQTDTRWKGVDLRRKITNQRRERYRKQSVSPSEVKRLSKSRSGSSSHSRKKAKRERKRSRERKRSKEERGGQTSWSQTKKARSKSKDRKRSHQKTSRSRSWSPSISTSISAVGSSRTSTERRKSRHSKEKRRRWSRSASTERSRKDKRKDKHRPEGKKKKKRSRSKSRDRRSRRSSERREKNKERERRHLLDDTKPEIPLLTERRRRDHRTVVPPSIQDLNDNDLFTIKRTITVNPTEKLDNARDLLHTPERVGKREVLYDSEGLSFETFSDREPLDDRDSKNVRVFERHASKPETSKRKSSLEYEKRVEEEDSKQKSSKERERSRSYSDDRSSRERCKRFKESPHSEMEALRAEKEKIHVERERTPKKLKAAHKGTSSRKVKLQSKVAVLIREGVSSTTSVKEAGSIGVKFSRDKESRSPFIKSEEKLPDFKVGRPKLEEVEPPELVFKPKKVKGLKTKTGFKKAKSGTAASGTMGISTMTGKLKGTGEKKKKKLKSKNSLKKSKADSCSKEMPSPPRVTEEPIWSGSEQSESKEKPASPDKPPTEQELTPDSQTVDSSCKTPDVSFLPEEAPLDQPGKDESEADSLSEPKEEPRGQATQMPWSLQGGVDCTTSGVLALTALLFKMEEANMASRAKAQELIQATNQILNQTKPSTSLTVQPPPPPPPSHTPVAHSAPSYLLHSSLGCSSSPPSPPGLPGSITQGSSTLSSMFFTASSSSETGKREGSTSSDGRGDTDKYLKKLHTQERAVEEVKLAIKPYYQKKEITKEEYKDILRKAVHKICHSKSGEINPVKVNNLVKAYVQRYKYFRKHGRKMDDEESTSYRSSREQVGLDKGPFTLPLI, from the exons ATGCCGGGCGCGGTGGTCCGCCTGCCCTCGGCCCGGGCGCAGCTTCCGCCTCTGCGGACTACAAGGGCCGTCATGCAGCGCGCGCGGCGGAGCTGCGGGGTAAGATGGCGGCCGCGGCGGCCCTGCGGAGGCTCCTTTTGTTGTAGCGGCCGGGGAGCGGCGAGGCGAAGCCCAGGGCGGCCAG ACTCACTGCTAGAGGTTACAGggatggaggaggaagacagtcaTGATCAGAAAAGTCCGGAGGATGATTCATCAGgggcccctgaggaaggcacttCCACGTCTGTGACGAAGACAGAAACGCAGGCAACCGGGCAGCAAGCAGAGACCTGCCGACCAGCAATCCCATGTAGTGGATTGATTCTGGACTTG AGGTGTGTGCAAGAAGCAGTGGGGAGCAGCCCGATCCCCGAGAGCAGAGAAGATCGTTGTGAAGTGCCAG ATGCAGAGGAACCTTTCATCAAGAGATGGCAGCTGTGTCAGAAGAAGGGTACTGGGGAGATGGGAAGGACTGACCTAGAATGGGACACTGGAAAGGCC GCTCCCGAAGCCGCCCTGGGTGTGCTCTGCGGTCTGGCTGGGGCCTTGGAGTACCTGGAAAAGATGTGCAATGGAGGTCCTGTGCACCCCCATTCCTGCCCCAACATGGAGGGGACCACGGAGTTAGGAGTTACTTA TGATGATGAGGAGGTGGCCGAGGTGGAGCTGGTGGCTGAGGTCTGGATGGATCATGGAGAAACTTGTCCCACTTTGCAATCTGTTTTCAGAAGAGATCAGCACCGCAGGATTAAAAACTCAG CGTGCCTTCAGCCACCTGCATGTTCTTGGAAAAGCAGACAGTTGCCCTTCCATCTCTGTAGCACCTTGTTTGATGCCCTGCCTCACACAGACTCTGAAAGTTCATCAGATGTGTCCTCTCTCCAGGGATCCGTGGGCCCCAGGACTAGATTTAGCAGGCCCGATGGCTGTGGAGATGTGGAGTCTGTCTCTGGGGAGCGTTATAACACACTGGGGCTCCCTGCTCTCTCCACTTCTTTGGAAGATCCCTTCAGCACTTTCTTTAGTCGAAGAGCATTGGACACTCTGGGGTATAGTCGGACATCTGAATCTGGTGCGGAGCAGAACTCAGGTCCTCCGCAGTGCTGGGGACTGACTCTGGGAAATGGGAGTGGGGTGTCCAATGGACAGCAAAGGCCTCTAAATGAAGGAGGTGGGAATTCTTCCACCTCTGGTACTCAGTGTACACAAACACCTATGAATGCCCTGGAGAAGGCGGATTCCAGctgctcttcccctccctcctccgcCTCCTTTTCTCCTGCCTCTTTCTCCTCGCAACCCCCAGACTTGCCGGGCAGTGGCTTGTGCTCTCTTAGGTCTCAAGACCTGGATATTTATGATCCTTTCCACCCCACAGATGAGGAGAATGTGAATGGAGACTTTGGCTTTGGAGACTCCCCTGAGAAGGGAACAGAGGGGCCAGAGGATCAGAAGTATGACCCTTTTGACCCCACTGGATCAAACCCTAGCTCCTCTGTACAGAGTCCCTCTCCATATGAAGATGACGATGAGGAAGATGATGGGAACATGTCCCACCCTGAGGACAGGATCTCGGAAGCACTAGCCGGTATCTATGATGACAACAGTTTGAGTCAGGATTTTCCCTTCTTGAAGGAGGATCTTCAGCCAGAGCCTGGACCTCTCAGCAGAGAGCCTGAAACCACTCTTGAGAAAGAGATACCAGCTGATCCCATACCAGCCTCCTGCCTAACTTCCAAAGACTCTGCTCAAGCTGAGCCCACTCCTGAATTGTACAGTCCAAGTTCCAGCATTGATATGGGGCTGCAAATTGACCCTGAGCCAGTGTCACCAGCACCATCAGATGAGCCCATCAATGAAGAAGAACCATCTGGAGTTGATTCCACAGACAAACTGTCTCCAAAGAGTCCCGAGGTGACGCTGGAGCCCAGAAGAAGAGTTTTTGCTGTAGATCTCAGCAAAGAAGAATTTGCTTCTGAGGCTGAGCCCAAGTCTAAATTAGAGATTAAAGTTTCCTTGGAGTCCATCCCAAAAGTGGAACAGAAGCCTTACCTACGACTGGAAAAAAGCAGCAAGCTAAGTGGCGAACCAAAACTGCGCCACAAGTCTCGGCGCTCTAGTGAAAGGAGGGACCGTAGCGGTAAGGAGAGTGAGCGAAAATATGAGGACTCAGAAATTGAGGAAGGCGAGATTGTTCCACAGGAGGAGGACCGCTTCAGCCCCATGCGCCTCTTCCGCAGCCGCTGCCGTATCCTGGAACGCCCTTTGCGCGTGGTAGAAGGGGACGACTTCCTCTCGCTCCATGCTGACTCGGATGAAGAAGGCACTCTGCAGATAGATTTTGGAGAGAACCAGACAGACACCAGGTGGAAGGGGGTTGACCTGAGGCGAAAGATTACAAATCAGCGACGAGAGCGGTATCGCAAGCAATCTGTTTCCCCCTCTGAGGTCAAAAGGCTGTCTAAATCACGGTCAGGTTCTAGTTCCCACAGTCGGAAAAAAGCCAAAAGGGAACGCAAGAGATCCAGAGAGCGTAAACGCTCCAAGGAGGAACGAGGTGGACAGACATCTTGGTCCCAAACCAAGAAAGCCAGGTCGAAATCTAAGGACCGCAAACGCTCACACCAGAAGACGTCCCGCTCTCGGTCCTGGTCCCCTTCTATTAGCACCAGCATCTCTGCTGTGGGGTCCTCTCGCACATCCACAGAGAGGAGAAAGAGCAGGCACTCCAAGGAGAAGAGACGTCGTTGGTCCCGCTCTGCTAGCACTGAACGATCCCGGAAGGATAAGCGCAAAGACAAGCATCGCCcagaagggaagaagaagaaaaagcgtTCCCGGTCCAAATCAAGGGACAGAAGATCCCGCCGTTCGAGTGAGCGCAGAGAAAAgaacaaggagagagaaaggCGGCATCTCCTGGATGATACTAAGCCTGAAATACCGTTGCTGACTGAGAGGAGGCGGCGAGACCACAGGACGGTGGTGCCTCCTTCCATCCAGGATCTCAATGACAATGACCTCTTCACTATTAAAAGGACCATCACAGTGAACCCTACAGAGAAGCTGGACAATGCCAGGGACCTGCTGCATACTCCAGAACGTGTTGGTAAACGGGAGGTGCTCTATGACTCGGAAGGTCTCAGCTTTGAGACTTTCTCTGACCGGGAGCCGCTAGATGACAGAGACAGCAAGAATGTCAGAGTGTTTGAGAGGCATGCGAGCAAACCAGAGACTAGCAAGAGGAAGAGCTCTCTGGAGTATGAAAAGAGAGTAGAGGAGGAGGACAGCAAGCAGAAGTCTAGCAAAGAACGTGAAAGGAGTCGGAGCTATTCAGATGACCGTTCCAGTCGGGAGCGCTGCAAGAGATTCAAGGAGAGTCCCCATTCTGAGATGGAAGCTCTGagggctgagaaggagaaaatacatgtagagagagagagaacccccAAGAAGTTGAAAGCCGCTCACAAGGGCACATCCAGCCGGAAAGTTAAGTTGCAGTCAAAGGTGGCTGTGCTGATCAGGGAAGGGGTGAGCAGCACCACCTCCGTGAAAGAGGCTGGCTCCATTGGTGTCAAGTTCAGCCGAGATAAGGAGAGCCGCTCCCCCTTCATAAAGTCTGAGGAGAAGCTACCGGATTTTAAGGTTGGAAGGCCCAAGCTGGAGGAGGTGGAGCCCCCAGAACTGGTTTTCAAGCCCAAAAAAGTCAAGGGTTTAAAAACAAAGACAGGTTTTAAGAAAGCCAAAAGTGGCACCGCTGCTAGTGGCACCATGGGCATCTCTACAATGACTGGCAAACTGAAAGGAACaggtgagaaaaagaagaaaaaattgaaaagcaAAAACTCCTTAAAGAAGTCTAAAGCGGATAGCTGCAGCAAGGAGATGCCCAGCCCTCCTCGAGTCACTGAGGAGCCCATTTGGTCTGGCTCAGAACAGTCAGAGAGCAAAGAGAAGCCTGCCAGCCCAGACAAGCCACCCACGGAGCAGGAACTAACGCCCGATTCCCAGACAGTGGACAGCAGTTGCAAGACTCCTGATGTCTCCTTTCTGCCTGAAGAGGCTCCACTTGACCAACCAGGGAAAGATGAGTCGGAAGCGGACAGCCTATCCGAGCCCAAAGAGGAGCCGCGAGGACAAGCCACTCAAATGCCGTGGAGCCTCCAAGGAGGTGTAGACTGCACCACGAGTGGCGTGTTGGCAT TGACTGCTTTGTTGTTTAAGATGGAAGAGGCAAACATGGCAAGCAGGGCAAAGGCTCAAGAGCTAATCCAGGCCACCAATCAG ATCCTTAATCAGACCAAACCCTCTACCTCTCTGACTGTACAGCCCCCTCCGCCACCGCCACCATCACACACACCTGTGGCCCACTCGGCACCTTCGTACCTGCTGCACAGCTCTCTAGGCTGCAGTTCCAGCCCCCCATCTCCTCCTGGGCTCCCGGGCAGCATCACCCAAGGTTCAAGTACACTCTCCAGCATGTTCTTCACAGCCTCTTCCAGCAGCGAGACCGGAAAGAGAGAGGGCAGTACCAGCTCAGATGGGCGAGGGGACACTGATAAG TATCTAAAGAAGCTTCACACGCAGGAGCGGGCAGTGGAGGAAGTAAAACTGGCTATTAAACCTTATTACCAGAAGAAGGAAATTACGAAGGAGGAGTACAAGGATATCCTACGTAAAGCAGTGCACAAG ATTTGCCACAGCAAGAGTGGTGAAATCAACCCTGTGAAAGTGAACAATCTGGTGAAAGCGTACGTCCAGCGCTACAAGTACTTCCGAAAGCATGGCAGGAAGATGGATGATGAGGAGAGCACGAGTTACCGCAGTAGCAGGGAGCAGGTTGGCTTGGACAAGGGCCCCTTCACCTTACCCTTGATCTGA
- the SCAF1 gene encoding splicing factor, arginine/serine-rich 19 isoform X2 has product MPGAVVRLPSARAQLPPLRTTRAVMQRARRSCGVRWRPRRPCGGSFCCSGRGAARRSPGRPDSLLEVTGMEEEDSHDQKSPEDDSSGAPEEGTSTSVTKTETQATGQQAETCRPAIPCSGLILDLRCVQEAVGSSPIPESREDRCEVPDAEEPFIKRWQLCQKKGTGEMGRTDLEWDTGKAAPEAALGVLCGLAGALEYLEKMCNGGPVHPHSCPNMEGTTELGVTYDDEEVAEVELVAEVWMDHGETCPTLQSVFRRDQHRRIKNSACLQPPACSWKSRQLPFHLCSTLFDALPHTDSESSSDVSSLQGSVGPRTRFSRPDGCGDVESVSGERYNTLGLPALSTSLEDPFSTFFSRRALDTLGYSRTSESGAEQNSGPPQCWGLTLGNGSGVSNGQQRPLNEGGGNSSTSGTQCTQTPMNALEKADSSCSSPPSSASFSPASFSSQPPDLPGSGLCSLRSQDLDIYDPFHPTDEENVNGDFGFGDSPEKGTEGPEDQKYDPFDPTGSNPSSSVQSPSPYEDDDEEDDGNMSHPEDRISEALAGIYDDNSLSQDFPFLKEDLQPEPGPLSREPETTLEKEIPADPIPASCLTSKDSAQAEPTPELYSPSSSIDMGLQIDPEPVSPAPSDEPINEEEPSGVDSTDKLSPKSPEVTLEPRRRVFAVDLSKEEFASEAEPKSKLEIKVSLESIPKVEQKPYLRLEKSSKLSGEPKLRHKSRRSSERRDRSGKESERKYEDSEIEEGEIVPQEEDRFSPMRLFRSRCRILERPLRVVEGDDFLSLHADSDEEGTLQIDFGENQTDTRWKGVDLRRKITNQRRERYRKQSVSPSEVKRLSKSRSGSSSHSRKKAKRERKRSRERKRSKEERGGQTSWSQTKKARSKSKDRKRSHQKTSRSRSWSPSISTSISAVGSSRTSTERRKSRHSKEKRRRWSRSASTERSRKDKRKDKHRPEGKKKKKRSRSKSRDRRSRRSSERREKNKERERRHLLDDTKPEIPLLTERRRRDHRTVVPPSIQDLNDNDLFTIKRTITVNPTEKLDNARDLLHTPERVGKREVLYDSEGLSFETFSDREPLDDRDSKNVRVFERHASKPETSKRKSSLEYEKRVEEEDSKQKSSKERERSRSYSDDRSSRERCKRFKESPHSEMEALRAEKEKIHVERERTPKKLKAAHKGTSSRKVKLQSKVAVLIREGVSSTTSVKEAGSIGVKFSRDKESRSPFIKSEEKLPDFKVGRPKLEEVEPPELVFKPKKVKGLKTKTGFKKAKSGTAASGTMGISTMTGKLKGTGEKKKKKLKSKNSLKKSKADSCSKEMPSPPRVTEEPIWSGSEQSESKEKPASPDKPPTEQELTPDSQTVDSSCKTPDVSFLPEEAPLDQPGKDESEADSLSEPKEEPRGQATQMPWSLQGGVDCTTSGVLALTALLFKMEEANMASRAKAQELIQATNQPPPPPPPSHTPVAHSAPSYLLHSSLGCSSSPPSPPGLPGSITQGSSTLSSMFFTASSSSETGKREGSTSSDGRGDTDKYLKKLHTQERAVEEVKLAIKPYYQKKEITKEEYKDILRKAVHKICHSKSGEINPVKVNNLVKAYVQRYKYFRKHGRKMDDEESTSYRSSREQVGLDKGPFTLPLI; this is encoded by the exons ATGCCGGGCGCGGTGGTCCGCCTGCCCTCGGCCCGGGCGCAGCTTCCGCCTCTGCGGACTACAAGGGCCGTCATGCAGCGCGCGCGGCGGAGCTGCGGGGTAAGATGGCGGCCGCGGCGGCCCTGCGGAGGCTCCTTTTGTTGTAGCGGCCGGGGAGCGGCGAGGCGAAGCCCAGGGCGGCCAG ACTCACTGCTAGAGGTTACAGggatggaggaggaagacagtcaTGATCAGAAAAGTCCGGAGGATGATTCATCAGgggcccctgaggaaggcacttCCACGTCTGTGACGAAGACAGAAACGCAGGCAACCGGGCAGCAAGCAGAGACCTGCCGACCAGCAATCCCATGTAGTGGATTGATTCTGGACTTG AGGTGTGTGCAAGAAGCAGTGGGGAGCAGCCCGATCCCCGAGAGCAGAGAAGATCGTTGTGAAGTGCCAG ATGCAGAGGAACCTTTCATCAAGAGATGGCAGCTGTGTCAGAAGAAGGGTACTGGGGAGATGGGAAGGACTGACCTAGAATGGGACACTGGAAAGGCC GCTCCCGAAGCCGCCCTGGGTGTGCTCTGCGGTCTGGCTGGGGCCTTGGAGTACCTGGAAAAGATGTGCAATGGAGGTCCTGTGCACCCCCATTCCTGCCCCAACATGGAGGGGACCACGGAGTTAGGAGTTACTTA TGATGATGAGGAGGTGGCCGAGGTGGAGCTGGTGGCTGAGGTCTGGATGGATCATGGAGAAACTTGTCCCACTTTGCAATCTGTTTTCAGAAGAGATCAGCACCGCAGGATTAAAAACTCAG CGTGCCTTCAGCCACCTGCATGTTCTTGGAAAAGCAGACAGTTGCCCTTCCATCTCTGTAGCACCTTGTTTGATGCCCTGCCTCACACAGACTCTGAAAGTTCATCAGATGTGTCCTCTCTCCAGGGATCCGTGGGCCCCAGGACTAGATTTAGCAGGCCCGATGGCTGTGGAGATGTGGAGTCTGTCTCTGGGGAGCGTTATAACACACTGGGGCTCCCTGCTCTCTCCACTTCTTTGGAAGATCCCTTCAGCACTTTCTTTAGTCGAAGAGCATTGGACACTCTGGGGTATAGTCGGACATCTGAATCTGGTGCGGAGCAGAACTCAGGTCCTCCGCAGTGCTGGGGACTGACTCTGGGAAATGGGAGTGGGGTGTCCAATGGACAGCAAAGGCCTCTAAATGAAGGAGGTGGGAATTCTTCCACCTCTGGTACTCAGTGTACACAAACACCTATGAATGCCCTGGAGAAGGCGGATTCCAGctgctcttcccctccctcctccgcCTCCTTTTCTCCTGCCTCTTTCTCCTCGCAACCCCCAGACTTGCCGGGCAGTGGCTTGTGCTCTCTTAGGTCTCAAGACCTGGATATTTATGATCCTTTCCACCCCACAGATGAGGAGAATGTGAATGGAGACTTTGGCTTTGGAGACTCCCCTGAGAAGGGAACAGAGGGGCCAGAGGATCAGAAGTATGACCCTTTTGACCCCACTGGATCAAACCCTAGCTCCTCTGTACAGAGTCCCTCTCCATATGAAGATGACGATGAGGAAGATGATGGGAACATGTCCCACCCTGAGGACAGGATCTCGGAAGCACTAGCCGGTATCTATGATGACAACAGTTTGAGTCAGGATTTTCCCTTCTTGAAGGAGGATCTTCAGCCAGAGCCTGGACCTCTCAGCAGAGAGCCTGAAACCACTCTTGAGAAAGAGATACCAGCTGATCCCATACCAGCCTCCTGCCTAACTTCCAAAGACTCTGCTCAAGCTGAGCCCACTCCTGAATTGTACAGTCCAAGTTCCAGCATTGATATGGGGCTGCAAATTGACCCTGAGCCAGTGTCACCAGCACCATCAGATGAGCCCATCAATGAAGAAGAACCATCTGGAGTTGATTCCACAGACAAACTGTCTCCAAAGAGTCCCGAGGTGACGCTGGAGCCCAGAAGAAGAGTTTTTGCTGTAGATCTCAGCAAAGAAGAATTTGCTTCTGAGGCTGAGCCCAAGTCTAAATTAGAGATTAAAGTTTCCTTGGAGTCCATCCCAAAAGTGGAACAGAAGCCTTACCTACGACTGGAAAAAAGCAGCAAGCTAAGTGGCGAACCAAAACTGCGCCACAAGTCTCGGCGCTCTAGTGAAAGGAGGGACCGTAGCGGTAAGGAGAGTGAGCGAAAATATGAGGACTCAGAAATTGAGGAAGGCGAGATTGTTCCACAGGAGGAGGACCGCTTCAGCCCCATGCGCCTCTTCCGCAGCCGCTGCCGTATCCTGGAACGCCCTTTGCGCGTGGTAGAAGGGGACGACTTCCTCTCGCTCCATGCTGACTCGGATGAAGAAGGCACTCTGCAGATAGATTTTGGAGAGAACCAGACAGACACCAGGTGGAAGGGGGTTGACCTGAGGCGAAAGATTACAAATCAGCGACGAGAGCGGTATCGCAAGCAATCTGTTTCCCCCTCTGAGGTCAAAAGGCTGTCTAAATCACGGTCAGGTTCTAGTTCCCACAGTCGGAAAAAAGCCAAAAGGGAACGCAAGAGATCCAGAGAGCGTAAACGCTCCAAGGAGGAACGAGGTGGACAGACATCTTGGTCCCAAACCAAGAAAGCCAGGTCGAAATCTAAGGACCGCAAACGCTCACACCAGAAGACGTCCCGCTCTCGGTCCTGGTCCCCTTCTATTAGCACCAGCATCTCTGCTGTGGGGTCCTCTCGCACATCCACAGAGAGGAGAAAGAGCAGGCACTCCAAGGAGAAGAGACGTCGTTGGTCCCGCTCTGCTAGCACTGAACGATCCCGGAAGGATAAGCGCAAAGACAAGCATCGCCcagaagggaagaagaagaaaaagcgtTCCCGGTCCAAATCAAGGGACAGAAGATCCCGCCGTTCGAGTGAGCGCAGAGAAAAgaacaaggagagagaaaggCGGCATCTCCTGGATGATACTAAGCCTGAAATACCGTTGCTGACTGAGAGGAGGCGGCGAGACCACAGGACGGTGGTGCCTCCTTCCATCCAGGATCTCAATGACAATGACCTCTTCACTATTAAAAGGACCATCACAGTGAACCCTACAGAGAAGCTGGACAATGCCAGGGACCTGCTGCATACTCCAGAACGTGTTGGTAAACGGGAGGTGCTCTATGACTCGGAAGGTCTCAGCTTTGAGACTTTCTCTGACCGGGAGCCGCTAGATGACAGAGACAGCAAGAATGTCAGAGTGTTTGAGAGGCATGCGAGCAAACCAGAGACTAGCAAGAGGAAGAGCTCTCTGGAGTATGAAAAGAGAGTAGAGGAGGAGGACAGCAAGCAGAAGTCTAGCAAAGAACGTGAAAGGAGTCGGAGCTATTCAGATGACCGTTCCAGTCGGGAGCGCTGCAAGAGATTCAAGGAGAGTCCCCATTCTGAGATGGAAGCTCTGagggctgagaaggagaaaatacatgtagagagagagagaacccccAAGAAGTTGAAAGCCGCTCACAAGGGCACATCCAGCCGGAAAGTTAAGTTGCAGTCAAAGGTGGCTGTGCTGATCAGGGAAGGGGTGAGCAGCACCACCTCCGTGAAAGAGGCTGGCTCCATTGGTGTCAAGTTCAGCCGAGATAAGGAGAGCCGCTCCCCCTTCATAAAGTCTGAGGAGAAGCTACCGGATTTTAAGGTTGGAAGGCCCAAGCTGGAGGAGGTGGAGCCCCCAGAACTGGTTTTCAAGCCCAAAAAAGTCAAGGGTTTAAAAACAAAGACAGGTTTTAAGAAAGCCAAAAGTGGCACCGCTGCTAGTGGCACCATGGGCATCTCTACAATGACTGGCAAACTGAAAGGAACaggtgagaaaaagaagaaaaaattgaaaagcaAAAACTCCTTAAAGAAGTCTAAAGCGGATAGCTGCAGCAAGGAGATGCCCAGCCCTCCTCGAGTCACTGAGGAGCCCATTTGGTCTGGCTCAGAACAGTCAGAGAGCAAAGAGAAGCCTGCCAGCCCAGACAAGCCACCCACGGAGCAGGAACTAACGCCCGATTCCCAGACAGTGGACAGCAGTTGCAAGACTCCTGATGTCTCCTTTCTGCCTGAAGAGGCTCCACTTGACCAACCAGGGAAAGATGAGTCGGAAGCGGACAGCCTATCCGAGCCCAAAGAGGAGCCGCGAGGACAAGCCACTCAAATGCCGTGGAGCCTCCAAGGAGGTGTAGACTGCACCACGAGTGGCGTGTTGGCAT TGACTGCTTTGTTGTTTAAGATGGAAGAGGCAAACATGGCAAGCAGGGCAAAGGCTCAAGAGCTAATCCAGGCCACCAATCAG CCCCCTCCGCCACCGCCACCATCACACACACCTGTGGCCCACTCGGCACCTTCGTACCTGCTGCACAGCTCTCTAGGCTGCAGTTCCAGCCCCCCATCTCCTCCTGGGCTCCCGGGCAGCATCACCCAAGGTTCAAGTACACTCTCCAGCATGTTCTTCACAGCCTCTTCCAGCAGCGAGACCGGAAAGAGAGAGGGCAGTACCAGCTCAGATGGGCGAGGGGACACTGATAAG TATCTAAAGAAGCTTCACACGCAGGAGCGGGCAGTGGAGGAAGTAAAACTGGCTATTAAACCTTATTACCAGAAGAAGGAAATTACGAAGGAGGAGTACAAGGATATCCTACGTAAAGCAGTGCACAAG ATTTGCCACAGCAAGAGTGGTGAAATCAACCCTGTGAAAGTGAACAATCTGGTGAAAGCGTACGTCCAGCGCTACAAGTACTTCCGAAAGCATGGCAGGAAGATGGATGATGAGGAGAGCACGAGTTACCGCAGTAGCAGGGAGCAGGTTGGCTTGGACAAGGGCCCCTTCACCTTACCCTTGATCTGA